A segment of the Staphylococcus ratti genome:
GCTATCGCCATTTCTACAGGTGTATTTGTCATTTTAATGATTTTACTCATATCTATAGCTCAGCCAAATTTAAATTTTGAAGATCTCGCATTTGAAGTCGTCTCCGCATTTGGGACGGTCGGGCTATCAACGGGTATTTCTACAGAGTATGGTGCTATCGCTAAGATGATTATTATTGTGACCATGATTGCTGGTAAAATTGGTGTTCTCACACTACTTAGTTTAATTCAGCAACCTACACGAGAAACATTCTATTACGCCAAAGGTCAACTTTATTTATAAAAAAGAGCCATTCGTCTCATTCTGAGTCGATGGCTCCTTTTTTATTCATTTTGAAGTGTTTATTGTTGACGTTGTGTCATGTCTTCACCATGTAACATCCAACGTACACCGTACTGATCTTTGAGCACACCCATTTTACCGCCCCATAATTGTGCTTCAAAAGGCATTTCGACTGTAATACTTGGATGATCTTTAACACGGTCATATAAATCTTGAATTTCTTTTTCGTCTGTTTTATTGTTAATATCGTAATTTAACATTAAAGAAATCGCACTATTGATTTTATC
Coding sequences within it:
- a CDS encoding VOC family protein — encoded protein: MTSLYPYLSFENTKEALQYYEEVFGATDVLRLPLGEEQASQFGIDPEKASEATMHSEFSVANVQLFASDSFSGNDKINSAISLMLNYDINNKTDEKEIQDLYDRVKDHPSITVEMPFEAQLWGGKMGVLKDQYGVRWMLHGEDMTQRQQ